The window TACTGGAGCTCAGGCCGAGATTTTCCACAATGGAAATCCCATTCAATTAGGACAAATCATCTCCTTGAATGCGGAAGATGAAATAGTGGTTGGCAAAATTATCCGTGGTCAATGGCTTTATATGGGAATCGAAGGAGGTTTAGAAACCCCAATTTTTATGGATAGTAGAAGTTGGTTTGCAGGTATCAGTACTTTTTCAAAAATTCAAAAGGGGGATACTATTTGTTATTTTTCAGAAGAAAAATTGAATGTGAATACCTTGTCCCATCCCAAATTAACAAACTCTTGGTTTGAAAATGAAAAAATTAACGTTTACAAAGGTCCTGAATGGAAAGCATTACCAGATCGATTAAAAACCCAAATCTTATTCACCACATTTAAAATTTCTCGAAATTCGAATCGCATGGGAATTCAACTTGAGGAACTTATTCCCAATCAATTGGATCAATTGCTAACATCGCCAGTCTATCCAGGAACAGTTCAGCTTACTCCTGCTGGAAAATTGATCGTCTTGATGCGGGACGCACAAGTCACGGGCGGTTACCCCAGGATTTTCCAACTCTCCGATGACTCTATAAATATAATTGCGCAAAAAAGTTTTGGTCAAAAAGTAAAGTTTAGTATTATTTTCTAATACCAAAATCAATCTTTATATTGATCATTATAAAACCTAAAAACCTGAATATGAATTCTCAACTAGAAAAACAGATTGTGGAACAAGGGATGTCCCTTAAAAATGTAAAAGAACAAATTCACAATTTTAAAAACGGTTTTCCATTTTTACCGATTGTTTCCGCTGCTAAAATTGGTGATGGTATAAAAGTTTTAAGTGCTGCTGAAATTCAAGCTTTTCAAGAAATCTATCCAGCAAAAGCTGCTCAAATTGAGGTGGTGAAATTTGTTCCTGCGAGTGGGGCCGCTTCAAGAATGTTCAAGGATCTTTTTGCTTTCTTAGATGGAGACGGAGACTTGTCCAATAGTACTTTTACGCAAAAATTCATAGATAAGCTATCCAATTTTGCATTCTATTCAGATTTGGATGATGTATTGAAGCAAAATGGCAGCAGCATCAAGGAAGCACTTGAAAAGAAAGATTATAAAACAATTGTTGGAGGATTATTAAATGAAGATGGATTAGCCTATGGAGTTTTGCCTAAGGGATTGCTGAAATTTCATCATTATGAAGATCATGATCGCACGCCCACTTACGAGCATTTTATCGAAGGAATCCAATATGCTGTGGGAAAAGATAATTTTGTCAGGTTACATTTTACTGTATCACCAGAGCATGAGTCAAAGTTCAAAGAAGAAGTTCTGAAAATCAAAAGACCTCTCGAGAAGGAATTCAATGTAAAATTTGAAGTGACGTATTCTCAACAGAAAAAGTCAACAGATACCATTGCAGTCAATATGGACAATACGCCATTTTTGGAAGAAGATGGGTCCATACTTTTCCGACCTGCTGGCCATGGAGCATTATTAGAAAACCTGAATGAAATCGATGGAGACCTGATTTTTATCAAAAATATAGATAATGTAGTTCCAGATCGACTCAAAGAAGAAACTAAGAAATATAAAATCGCCGTTGGTGGTTTGTTGTTGGAAATTCAAGAAAAAGTTTTCGATGCTTTAGAAAGACTTGAAAATAGTTATTCAGAAGCCGATTTGAAATTTGCTGAAACAGTGATTGCTCAAGATCTTGATGGTAAATTGAGAGAAGATTATCAAAGTCTTGAGGCAAAAGAGAAAGGGAAATACTTATTCCAAAAACTAAACAGACCTATTCGTATCTGTGGGATGGTCAAAAATACGGGGGAACCTGGAGGTGGACCTTTTTGGGTCAAAGAAGATGATGGATCGCTGACCTTACAAATTGCAGAAACAGCACAAATCAACCTAGATGATGAAGCACAAAAAGAAATCATGCAGTCTTCTACCCATTTTAACCCTGTAGATTTGGTGTGCTCTATAAAAGACTACAAAGGCAAAAAATTTGATTTGCTGGCTTTTCGAGATATGCGAACAGGTTTTGTAACAGAAAAATCCAAAGGTGGTAGAGATCTTAAAGCGCAAGAATTACCAGGCTTATGGAATGGTGCGATGGCAGGTTGGAATACAGTGTTCGTTGAAGTTCCATTGATCACTTTCAATCCTGTAAAAACAGTAAATGATCTTCTGAGAGATGAGCATCAATAGATTCATAAAATAAGATTAACCTCAAGTCAATAGTGGGTTTACTAATTGACTTGAGGTTTATAGTTATTAGTGATCAGTAGGCTTGTGATTAGGATAAATAAAAATAAAAGATATAAAATAATGTTTTTTGGCGAAGAAAAGATCCTTTAAATTATCTTCATTTACTTGAGGCAAGATCTAGTTTATAAAAAGTCACAAAATCCTCTTCAACTTCGAAATAATCTTGATTTTTTAAGGCGAGAATTTCCCCTTCATTATTGACTACCGATGACCATATTAATCCTTTTGGTAAAAGGATGTCCTTTTGAACCAACTGGTGTTCATTGTCAAATACAGCTGCGTATCGAGGAATATTATATATAAAATCCATCCATTCAGTTCTATTTTCAGGATTATAGATTCTTGAAATTTCTTCTTCTACACCTTTAGTGTAAATGACAATTATATCATTTTTTCTTCTATAGAGTTTTTCTACTTTACCAAAAATAATATTCCCTTTTTGTTCGTACCATTCATGATAATCTTTCATTGGAACACCGGGCATTGGAATGGCATCTTCAATATTTAGGTTTACCTCTTTGACAAATTCAATCTCCCCTTCTCTTTCTTGATAGACAAAATATTTCATCTCGGCTATAAAGAAAACTATCCATTCATCATTTGACTTGATTATTGTAGGAGGAATTAGATTAAAGTAAAGCCCCTTTTCATAAACCGTGTTTTTTGGGAAATTCATCGTATTTCTAACTTCCCCCGAAACCGGATCAAACACTTCTATAAGTGGACTTTTATAGTTGTGTTCCAATAAATCAACAAGATCGTCCCAATCGATTTCCTCTCTTTCAGGTCGACTGTAAGCATAAGAATTCCCAATTCTGTAGGCTGGAAAATTGAGCCCGTTAAAAAAGTAATAATTTTCGGGAATTGAAATTCGGTTTTCAATTTCACCATCATTTGAGAATTGTATCAATCCTTTTTGTTGTTCCATGATAGTGAATTTACCATCTAAAAAACCAATTCCCATTGCCCAGTTAATCGCATTTGGACCCTCTGTTGGCATTTTAAATTTATTATGGATTGTCCCTAAATCATCAAAAAGCACATA is drawn from Belliella baltica DSM 15883 and contains these coding sequences:
- a CDS encoding biotin-dependent carboxyltransferase family protein; its protein translation is MDNILGKMLKTPSYIHFIKSNGYCTVQDQGRFGFADLGVPYSGAMDQFSYTLANKLLRNTEDSAVLEIAIAGPTMVFEMATKIVFTGAQAEIFHNGNPIQLGQIISLNAEDEIVVGKIIRGQWLYMGIEGGLETPIFMDSRSWFAGISTFSKIQKGDTICYFSEEKLNVNTLSHPKLTNSWFENEKINVYKGPEWKALPDRLKTQILFTTFKISRNSNRMGIQLEELIPNQLDQLLTSPVYPGTVQLTPAGKLIVLMRDAQVTGGYPRIFQLSDDSINIIAQKSFGQKVKFSIIF
- a CDS encoding DUF4301 family protein, with protein sequence MNSQLEKQIVEQGMSLKNVKEQIHNFKNGFPFLPIVSAAKIGDGIKVLSAAEIQAFQEIYPAKAAQIEVVKFVPASGAASRMFKDLFAFLDGDGDLSNSTFTQKFIDKLSNFAFYSDLDDVLKQNGSSIKEALEKKDYKTIVGGLLNEDGLAYGVLPKGLLKFHHYEDHDRTPTYEHFIEGIQYAVGKDNFVRLHFTVSPEHESKFKEEVLKIKRPLEKEFNVKFEVTYSQQKKSTDTIAVNMDNTPFLEEDGSILFRPAGHGALLENLNEIDGDLIFIKNIDNVVPDRLKEETKKYKIAVGGLLLEIQEKVFDALERLENSYSEADLKFAETVIAQDLDGKLREDYQSLEAKEKGKYLFQKLNRPIRICGMVKNTGEPGGGPFWVKEDDGSLTLQIAETAQINLDDEAQKEIMQSSTHFNPVDLVCSIKDYKGKKFDLLAFRDMRTGFVTEKSKGGRDLKAQELPGLWNGAMAGWNTVFVEVPLITFNPVKTVNDLLRDEHQ